From Actinopolymorpha cephalotaxi, one genomic window encodes:
- a CDS encoding diacylglycerol kinase codes for MLREIAVLVNPTSGRGRGARLAEPVTERLTEAGIRARWEAGRDADEAADLARRAVARGVDGLVVIGGDGMAHLALQAAAESGTPLGVIPAGTGNDLARSVGAPVGDPLAAVDIVVAGFTRAQDLGRVGDELFSTVLCAGFDSRVAERVAGMTWPRGRLRYDLAVVRELGTFRPQRFVLELDQEEEQTDALLVAVGVTPSYGGGLRICAGADPADGLLDVAVIGPLPRHELVRLFPKLTKGTHVGHPAVTMYRAKTVSVASAGITAYADGERMGPLPLTVECVPGALQVFAPPPR; via the coding sequence GTGCTTCGAGAGATCGCGGTTCTGGTCAACCCCACCTCCGGCCGCGGCCGCGGTGCCCGGCTCGCCGAGCCGGTCACCGAGCGGCTGACCGAGGCGGGCATTCGTGCCCGATGGGAGGCCGGACGGGACGCCGACGAGGCAGCCGATCTCGCCCGCCGGGCGGTCGCACGCGGCGTCGACGGCCTGGTGGTGATCGGCGGCGACGGCATGGCGCACCTCGCCCTGCAGGCGGCCGCCGAGTCCGGCACCCCGCTCGGCGTCATCCCGGCAGGTACGGGCAACGACCTCGCCCGGTCCGTTGGCGCGCCTGTCGGGGACCCGCTGGCGGCCGTCGACATCGTGGTGGCGGGATTCACCCGGGCGCAGGATCTCGGTCGCGTCGGCGACGAGTTGTTCTCCACGGTGCTCTGCGCCGGTTTCGACTCCCGTGTCGCCGAGCGGGTGGCCGGGATGACCTGGCCGCGCGGGCGGCTGCGGTACGACCTCGCGGTGGTCCGCGAGCTGGGGACGTTCCGCCCGCAGCGGTTCGTCCTCGAGCTCGACCAGGAGGAGGAGCAGACGGACGCGCTGCTGGTCGCCGTCGGCGTGACTCCCTCCTACGGCGGCGGGCTGCGGATCTGTGCCGGCGCGGATCCGGCCGACGGCCTGCTGGACGTCGCGGTGATCGGACCCCTTCCCCGGCACGAACTCGTACGTCTGTTCCCGAAGCTCACCAAGGGCACCCATGTCGGGCATCCGGCCGTGACGATGTACCGCGCGAAGACGGTGAGCGTCGCCTCGGCCGGAATCACCGCGTACGCCGACGGTGAGCGGATGGGCCCGCTGCCCCTGACCGTGGAGTGCGTGCCGGGGGCGCTGCAGGTGTTCGCTCCGCCGCCTCGCTGA